Proteins encoded in a region of the Streptomyces sp. NBC_00310 genome:
- a CDS encoding MGH1-like glycoside hydrolase domain-containing protein encodes MDRTTQLTARRPGAGARAGADVYDPAVPSGPLHRAAADVLAANWTGRSTVPSRKLYPHQWSWDSAFIAIGLRHLSPLRAQTELETLLAARWGDGRVPHIVFNPSVPLDAYFPSPDFWRSSTAGRAAGAPRTPQTSGIVQPPVHALAAWLVHRADPGLSRARGFLSRVYPGLAAWHRYLLGRRDLGGGGLASVVHPWEQGMDNSPTWDAPLARITPAPARSFRRADLDHGAAGDRPTDLDYGRYVRLATDYRDAGYRDGVGGRSGDGVGGRSGDGAGGRSGDGAGGRSGDGAGGRNGGGAGGFAVEDPAFNALLIASEHALARIAEELGAPGAARHARAERLTAALVERLWDPAEEMFFCRDVTTDALIPERGVSGLIPLLLPGLPRDIVAALVRTIHGPRFGLGDATRLVPSYDLTGEAFDPHRYWRGPAWFNTNWMLERGLRLHGESGRADALRAALLETAGASGFAEYVDPYTGEACGALGFGWTAALTLDLLHQDDQGHDQDQGQGHGQGHGQDQGQGHGQGHGQGQGQGHGQGQGQGHGQGQGHGQGHGQGLGLGHGHGQHHGRHNGRHDGQHDGQHHDNGVVFGMGDKGGDRG; translated from the coding sequence GTGGACCGCACAACCCAGCTCACCGCCCGTCGACCAGGCGCGGGCGCGCGCGCCGGAGCCGATGTATACGATCCGGCCGTGCCGTCCGGTCCGCTGCACCGCGCGGCGGCCGACGTGCTGGCCGCCAACTGGACGGGCCGGTCCACGGTGCCGTCGCGCAAGCTGTATCCGCACCAGTGGTCGTGGGACTCGGCGTTCATCGCGATCGGGCTGCGCCATCTGTCGCCGCTGCGGGCCCAGACCGAGCTGGAGACGCTGCTCGCCGCACGGTGGGGCGACGGACGGGTCCCGCACATCGTCTTCAACCCCTCGGTGCCGCTCGACGCGTACTTCCCGAGCCCCGACTTCTGGCGCTCCTCGACCGCGGGGCGCGCCGCGGGTGCTCCGCGCACCCCGCAGACCTCGGGCATCGTGCAGCCGCCGGTGCACGCGCTGGCCGCGTGGCTGGTGCACCGGGCGGACCCCGGGCTGTCCCGGGCGCGCGGCTTCCTGTCCCGGGTCTATCCGGGGCTGGCCGCCTGGCACCGCTATCTGCTGGGCCGCCGGGACCTGGGCGGGGGCGGGCTGGCGTCCGTCGTCCACCCCTGGGAGCAGGGCATGGACAACAGCCCCACCTGGGACGCGCCCCTCGCCCGGATCACCCCGGCCCCGGCCCGGTCCTTCCGCCGCGCCGACCTCGACCACGGCGCGGCCGGGGACCGGCCGACGGATCTGGACTACGGGCGGTACGTGCGGCTGGCGACGGACTACCGGGACGCCGGATACAGGGATGGGGTGGGCGGGAGAAGCGGGGATGGGGTGGGCGGGAGAAGCGGGGATGGGGCGGGCGGGAGAAGCGGGGATGGGGCGGGCGGGAGAAGCGGGGATGGGGCGGGTGGCAGGAACGGGGGCGGAGCGGGCGGGTTCGCCGTGGAGGACCCGGCGTTCAACGCCCTCCTCATCGCCTCCGAGCACGCGCTGGCACGCATCGCGGAGGAGTTGGGCGCACCGGGAGCCGCCCGGCACGCGCGCGCCGAGCGCCTGACGGCGGCGCTGGTGGAGCGGCTGTGGGACCCGGCGGAGGAGATGTTCTTCTGCCGGGACGTCACCACCGACGCCCTCATCCCCGAGCGCGGTGTCTCCGGCCTGATCCCCCTGCTGCTCCCCGGTCTCCCCCGCGACATCGTCGCCGCCCTCGTCCGTACGATCCACGGCCCGCGCTTCGGGCTCGGCGACGCCACCCGGCTCGTGCCGTCGTACGACCTGACCGGGGAGGCCTTCGATCCGCACCGGTACTGGCGTGGGCCGGCGTGGTTCAACACGAACTGGATGCTGGAGCGGGGGCTCAGGCTGCACGGGGAGTCGGGGCGGGCCGACGCGCTGCGGGCGGCGCTGCTGGAGACCGCAGGGGCGTCCGGGTTCGCCGAGTACGTGGACCCGTACACGGGCGAGGCCTGTGGAGCGCTCGGCTTCGGCTGGACGGCCGCGCTCACCCTCGACCTGCTGCACCAGGACGACCAGGGCCACGATCAGGATCAAGGCCAGGGTCACGGCCAGGGTCACGGCCAGGATCAAGGCCAGGGTCACGGCCAGGGTCACGGCCAGGGTCAGGGTCAGGGTCACGGCCAGGGTCAGGGTCAGGGTCACGGCCAGGGTCAGGGTCACGGCCAGGGTCACGGTCAGGGCCTGGGTCTGGGTCACGGCCATGGGCAGCACCACGGACGGCACAACGGACGGCACGACGGACAGCACGACGGACAGCACCACGACAACGGGGTCGTGTTCGGCATGGGTGACAAGGGAGGGGACCGGGGATGA
- a CDS encoding SRPBCC family protein, with the protein MSTRSTGLTKDAGWQVGVSRTLAQSPAAVWEFISGPRGLELWLGAGARLSPEPGAPYETDAGVTGEVRGYRPGDRIRVTYGDTTVQVAVSAAGGGRSVLVFHQERMAGPEERERQRAHWRGVMDQVVEALDQLA; encoded by the coding sequence ATGTCCACTCGATCCACCGGACTCACCAAGGACGCCGGATGGCAGGTCGGTGTCTCCCGCACCCTGGCCCAGTCACCCGCCGCCGTATGGGAGTTCATCAGCGGGCCGCGCGGGCTGGAGCTGTGGCTCGGGGCCGGGGCGCGGCTCTCTCCCGAGCCCGGCGCCCCGTACGAGACCGACGCGGGCGTCACCGGCGAGGTGCGTGGCTACCGTCCCGGTGACCGCATCCGCGTCACCTACGGCGACACGACCGTCCAGGTCGCCGTCTCGGCGGCCGGCGGCGGCCGGTCCGTGCTCGTCTTCCACCAGGAACGCATGGCGGGCCCGGAGGAACGTGAGCGTCAACGGGCGCACTGGCGAGGGGTGATGGACCAGGTCGTCGAGGCGCTCGACCAACTGGCCTGA
- a CDS encoding amylo-alpha-1,6-glucosidase, whose translation MTDRHHLLVRGGTFAAVGDGGDISGVRGGSSPDGLFVRDARHLSRWQLTVDGAVPEPLTPVADGDTARCVLVPRGGRREPPAYTLFREQAVSDSAFVETLRVTSNRPEATTVRIAITADADFTDQFELRSDFRTYAKSGVVRKREVLDDGVEFSYRRGEWRSCTTVTAEPVPDSVEETGTGARRLVWALDLAPHDSVELTCRVMARTHGDRRALRVPRSPAAVNEQLLAMEGEFMEGVAFPTGWPELAAACARGLADLAALQVPATGPDGETLRVPAAGAPWFLTLLGRDALVTSLFTLPYRPEPAAATLLALAAAQATEVGVESVAQPGKIVHEVRHGELAHFGQVPYGRYYGSVDATPLFLVLLGAYVEQTGDVTLARRLEPHARAAIGWMLDHGGLTSRGYLVYRADQGGLANQNWKDSPDSICSADGSRPAAGPVMAAGAQGYAYDALRRTAVLARTVWEDEVYAALLEQAAGDLRDRFQRDFWMPGHGFPALALDSEGRQVDALASDAGHLLWSGLLDKEYGKTVGRRLLEPDFFSGWGVRTLASGQPAYHPLSYHRGSVWPHDNALITLGLARYGLHDEARAVASGMVDAATAAGHRLPEVLAGYGRDTHPEPVPYPHACVRESRSAAAPLALLTAVGGA comes from the coding sequence ATGACGGACCGGCATCACCTGCTCGTGCGCGGCGGGACGTTCGCCGCCGTGGGCGACGGCGGCGACATCAGCGGGGTGCGGGGCGGCAGTTCCCCGGACGGGCTCTTCGTACGGGACGCCCGGCATCTGAGCCGGTGGCAGCTGACCGTCGACGGCGCGGTTCCCGAGCCGCTCACGCCGGTCGCGGACGGCGACACCGCGCGCTGTGTGCTCGTGCCCCGGGGCGGCCGCCGGGAGCCGCCCGCGTACACGCTCTTCCGTGAACAGGCCGTCTCCGACAGCGCGTTCGTGGAGACGTTGCGTGTCACGAGCAACCGCCCGGAGGCGACGACGGTCCGGATCGCGATCACCGCGGACGCCGACTTCACCGACCAGTTCGAGCTGCGCTCCGACTTCCGTACGTACGCCAAGAGCGGTGTCGTCCGGAAGCGCGAAGTCCTCGACGACGGCGTGGAGTTCAGCTACCGGCGCGGCGAGTGGCGGTCCTGTACGACGGTGACGGCCGAGCCCGTGCCGGACAGCGTGGAGGAGACCGGGACGGGGGCGCGGCGGCTCGTCTGGGCGCTCGATCTCGCACCGCACGACTCCGTGGAGCTGACCTGCCGGGTGATGGCGCGGACGCACGGTGACCGGCGGGCCCTGCGGGTGCCGCGCTCACCGGCCGCCGTGAACGAGCAACTCCTCGCGATGGAGGGGGAGTTCATGGAGGGGGTGGCCTTCCCCACCGGCTGGCCGGAGCTGGCCGCGGCCTGTGCGCGGGGGCTCGCCGATCTCGCGGCGCTCCAGGTCCCGGCGACCGGCCCGGACGGCGAGACGCTGCGGGTGCCCGCCGCCGGGGCGCCCTGGTTCCTCACCCTCCTCGGCCGGGACGCCCTGGTGACCTCCCTCTTCACGCTCCCCTACCGGCCGGAGCCGGCCGCCGCCACGCTGCTCGCGCTCGCCGCGGCCCAGGCGACCGAGGTCGGCGTCGAGTCGGTGGCCCAACCCGGCAAGATCGTGCACGAGGTGCGGCACGGCGAGCTGGCGCACTTCGGGCAGGTGCCGTACGGGCGTTACTACGGCTCGGTGGACGCGACCCCGCTCTTCCTCGTCCTGCTCGGCGCGTATGTGGAGCAGACCGGGGACGTCACCCTGGCCCGCCGCCTCGAACCCCACGCACGGGCCGCGATCGGCTGGATGCTCGACCACGGCGGGCTCACCTCGCGCGGCTATCTCGTGTACCGCGCCGACCAGGGCGGTCTCGCCAACCAGAACTGGAAGGACTCCCCCGACTCGATCTGCTCCGCCGACGGCAGCCGGCCCGCCGCCGGGCCGGTGATGGCGGCGGGTGCGCAGGGCTACGCGTACGACGCGCTGCGCCGCACCGCCGTGCTGGCCCGCACGGTCTGGGAGGACGAGGTGTACGCGGCACTCCTGGAACAGGCCGCCGGTGACCTCCGTGACCGTTTCCAGCGGGACTTCTGGATGCCCGGACACGGCTTCCCCGCGCTGGCGCTGGACAGTGAGGGCAGGCAGGTCGACGCGCTCGCCTCGGACGCGGGGCATCTGCTGTGGTCGGGGCTGCTGGACAAGGAGTACGGGAAGACGGTGGGCCGGCGGCTTCTGGAGCCCGACTTCTTCTCCGGGTGGGGTGTGCGGACGCTGGCGTCCGGGCAGCCCGCGTATCACCCGCTGTCGTATCACCGGGGGTCGGTCTGGCCACACGACAACGCGCTGATCACGCTGGGGCTGGCGCGGTACGGGCTGCACGACGAGGCCCGGGCGGTCGCCTCCGGCATGGTCGACGCGGCGACCGCGGCGGGGCATCGGCTGCCGGAGGTTCTCGCCGGGTACGGGCGGGACACGCATCCGGAGCCGGTGCCGTATCCGCATGCGTGTGTGCGGGAGTCGCGGTCGGCGGCGGCTCCCTTGGCGTTGTTGACCGCTGTGGGCGGAGCGTAG
- a CDS encoding MmyB family transcriptional regulator: MTTTATPETGTGTPPRHPRGGGDGTGERAPTAPESVIRRNELAAFLRHRREHIAPEQVGLDRGRRRRTPGLRREEVAQLSAVGVTWYTWLEQARDIHVSGQVLDALARALLLDPSERAHLFNLAGTADPAPGSRCHAISDAQYALLEQLEPIPASIQNSRYDILAHNRTFGLLFCDLSEVPPEDMNCMILAYTNTQWRASMVQLEETTRFLAAKLRAAMADHLADPAWKTLLKRLRTESAEFRAAWERHEVVETFNKRKQYRNAHVGLLDVDHTDLWLGPRHGPRMVTYVPVDEESRRRMEKLHAMALERDAG; encoded by the coding sequence ATGACGACCACGGCCACACCGGAGACCGGGACCGGGACACCGCCGCGCCACCCCCGCGGCGGCGGGGACGGAACGGGCGAACGGGCGCCCACCGCCCCCGAGTCGGTGATCCGGCGCAACGAGCTCGCCGCCTTCCTGCGTCACCGGCGTGAGCACATCGCCCCCGAGCAGGTCGGCCTGGACCGGGGCCGCCGCCGGCGGACGCCGGGACTGCGCCGTGAGGAGGTCGCGCAGCTCTCCGCGGTCGGCGTCACCTGGTACACGTGGCTGGAGCAGGCCCGCGACATCCACGTCTCCGGACAGGTCCTCGACGCGCTGGCCCGCGCCCTGCTCCTCGACCCCAGCGAACGCGCCCATCTCTTCAACCTGGCCGGGACCGCCGACCCGGCGCCGGGGTCGCGGTGCCACGCGATCAGCGACGCCCAGTACGCGCTGCTGGAGCAGTTGGAGCCGATCCCGGCCTCCATCCAGAACAGCCGGTACGACATCCTGGCCCACAACCGCACCTTCGGACTGCTCTTCTGCGACCTCTCCGAGGTGCCGCCCGAGGACATGAACTGCATGATCCTCGCCTACACCAACACCCAATGGCGCGCCTCCATGGTCCAGTTGGAGGAGACCACCCGCTTCCTCGCGGCCAAGCTGCGCGCCGCGATGGCCGACCATCTCGCCGACCCGGCCTGGAAGACGCTGCTCAAGCGGCTGCGTACCGAGTCCGCCGAGTTCCGCGCCGCCTGGGAGCGGCACGAGGTCGTCGAGACCTTCAACAAGCGCAAGCAGTACCGCAACGCCCACGTCGGCCTCCTCGACGTCGACCACACCGACCTCTGGCTCGGCCCCCGCCACGGGCCCCGCATGGTGACGTACGTGCCGGTCGACGAGGAGAGCAGGAGGAGGATGGAGAAGCTGCACGCGATGGCGTTGGAGCGGGACGCCGGGTGA
- a CDS encoding MFS transporter, producing the protein MTESLTTPTQSPPPSPVRSSTAPSALGDLGLFTVLLGAALPLIDFFIVNVALPTIGRDLAAGEAVLELVVAGYGVSYAVLLVLGGRLGDLFGRRRLFLWGMAAFGVTSLACGLAPDAWTLVAARVAQGAASAAMLPQVLATIQSSTAGARRARAMSLYGATAGLSMVAGQILGGVLVSADLLGTGWRSVFLVNVPVVVLGLVLTARSVPETRSARPEPVDGPGTVLLAVSLLTLLVPLTEGRAAGWPLWTWLALAVFPLAATAFYRVERRADRLGRTPLVPPSLFRLTSLRRGLVMILPFSIGFSGFMFVVAVALQEGARLGPTAAGLALSPMAVVFFAVSLAGPRLVTRYGTRVVTAGGLVQGVGVALIALAVWRAWPEPDWPLLLTGVAVAGGGQALQLPIVFRIILSEVPPARAGVGSGVMITTQQSALALGVATLGSLFLGLVPGMGMRDALVTTLLVQLAGVVLTVGLSLRLPRVVG; encoded by the coding sequence GTGACCGAAAGCCTCACCACACCGACCCAGTCCCCGCCCCCGTCCCCTGTCCGCTCCTCCACCGCCCCGTCCGCCCTGGGCGATCTCGGGCTCTTCACGGTCCTGCTCGGCGCGGCGCTCCCCCTCATCGACTTCTTCATCGTCAACGTCGCCCTGCCGACGATCGGCCGCGACCTCGCCGCGGGCGAGGCCGTGCTGGAGCTGGTCGTCGCCGGGTACGGCGTCTCGTACGCCGTACTCCTGGTGCTCGGCGGCCGGCTGGGCGATCTGTTCGGCCGGCGGCGGCTGTTCCTGTGGGGCATGGCCGCCTTCGGGGTGACCTCGCTGGCGTGCGGACTCGCGCCGGACGCCTGGACGCTCGTGGCGGCACGGGTCGCGCAGGGCGCCGCGTCCGCCGCGATGCTCCCGCAGGTGCTCGCCACCATCCAGTCGTCGACGGCCGGCGCCCGCCGGGCCCGTGCGATGAGTCTGTACGGCGCCACGGCCGGACTGTCCATGGTGGCCGGGCAGATCCTGGGCGGCGTCCTGGTCTCCGCCGATCTCCTGGGCACCGGCTGGCGTTCCGTCTTCCTGGTCAACGTCCCCGTGGTCGTCCTCGGACTCGTCCTCACCGCCCGCTCCGTGCCCGAGACCCGCTCGGCCCGCCCCGAACCGGTGGACGGTCCCGGCACGGTTCTGCTGGCGGTGTCCCTCCTGACGCTCCTGGTCCCGCTCACCGAGGGCCGGGCGGCGGGCTGGCCCCTGTGGACCTGGCTGGCGCTGGCCGTGTTCCCGCTCGCCGCGACCGCCTTCTACCGCGTCGAGCGACGCGCCGACCGTCTCGGCCGTACGCCGCTGGTGCCGCCGAGCCTGTTCCGGCTGACCTCGCTGCGGCGCGGGCTGGTGATGATCCTGCCGTTCTCGATCGGGTTCAGCGGGTTCATGTTCGTCGTCGCGGTGGCGCTGCAGGAGGGCGCGCGGCTCGGGCCGACGGCGGCGGGGCTCGCCCTCTCCCCCATGGCGGTCGTGTTCTTCGCCGTGTCGCTGGCCGGGCCGCGCCTGGTCACGCGGTACGGGACCCGTGTGGTGACGGCCGGCGGTCTGGTCCAGGGCGTGGGCGTCGCCCTCATCGCACTCGCCGTGTGGCGGGCCTGGCCCGAGCCGGACTGGCCGCTGCTGCTCACGGGGGTGGCGGTCGCGGGCGGGGGCCAGGCCCTCCAACTCCCCATCGTCTTCAGGATCATCCTCTCCGAGGTGCCGCCGGCGCGGGCCGGCGTCGGCAGCGGCGTGATGATCACCACCCAGCAGTCGGCGCTGGCGCTGGGCGTGGCGACGCTCGGCTCGCTGTTCCTGGGGCTGGTACCGGGGATGGGGATGCGGGACGCGCTCGTGACGACCCTGCTGGTTCAACTGGCCGGGGTGGTACTGACGGTGGGGCTGAGTCTGCGGTTGCCACGCGTCGTGGGATGA
- a CDS encoding MFS transporter, whose amino-acid sequence MPELSSRHRLLVLAICCTSLLIVSLDNTVLNVALPSMQRDLNASLAGLQWTIDAYTLVLAALLMLAGSTADRIGRRRVFMAGLVVFTVGSVLCSLAPNLESLVGFRMVQAVGGSMLNPVAMSIITNTFTDPRERARAIGVWGAVVGISMAAGPIIGGVLVDSVGWRSIFWINLPVGLAALLLTWRYVPESRAPKARRPDPVGQLLVIALLGSLTYAIIEAPTAPVAETLALGGVSLAALLGLLRYEPRRDEPLIDLRFFRSAPFSGATVIAVSAFAALGGFLFLSTLYLQNVRGLDALHAGLWMLPMALLCFVCAPVAGRLVGSRGPRLPLLVAGVAMTASGVLFAAFEAETGNVTLVIGYVLFGLGFGFVNAPITNTAVSGMPRAQAGVAAAVASTSRQIGQTLGVAVIGAVLAAGIGSSSYADSFVSAARPAWWIVAACGFAVLVLGALTTGAWARETADRTAKRLDTAEVRDAARVGS is encoded by the coding sequence ATGCCCGAGCTCAGCAGCCGCCACCGTCTGCTCGTGCTCGCGATCTGCTGCACCAGCCTCCTGATCGTGAGCCTGGACAACACCGTCCTGAACGTCGCCCTGCCCTCGATGCAGCGCGACCTGAACGCGAGCCTGGCGGGTCTGCAATGGACCATCGACGCCTACACCCTGGTCCTGGCGGCCCTGCTGATGCTGGCCGGCTCCACCGCCGACCGGATCGGCCGCAGGCGGGTCTTCATGGCCGGCCTGGTCGTGTTCACGGTCGGCTCGGTGCTGTGCTCCCTCGCCCCGAACCTCGAATCGCTGGTCGGCTTCCGCATGGTGCAGGCGGTCGGCGGCTCGATGCTCAACCCGGTCGCCATGTCGATCATCACCAACACGTTCACGGACCCGCGCGAGCGGGCCCGGGCGATCGGCGTCTGGGGCGCGGTCGTGGGCATCTCGATGGCCGCGGGGCCGATCATCGGCGGGGTCCTCGTGGACTCCGTCGGCTGGCGGTCGATCTTCTGGATCAACCTGCCGGTCGGCCTGGCCGCACTGCTGCTGACCTGGCGGTACGTCCCCGAGTCCCGCGCCCCGAAGGCCCGCCGCCCCGACCCCGTCGGACAGCTCCTGGTCATCGCGCTGCTCGGCTCCCTCACGTACGCCATCATCGAGGCGCCGACCGCGCCGGTCGCCGAGACCCTCGCCCTCGGCGGTGTCTCCCTCGCCGCCCTCCTCGGCCTCCTGCGGTACGAGCCCCGCCGCGACGAACCCCTCATCGACCTGCGCTTCTTCCGCTCGGCACCGTTCAGCGGGGCGACGGTGATCGCGGTCAGCGCGTTCGCCGCGCTCGGCGGTTTCCTGTTCCTGTCGACCCTGTACCTGCAGAACGTGCGTGGCCTCGACGCCCTGCACGCCGGTCTGTGGATGCTCCCGATGGCCCTCCTGTGCTTCGTCTGCGCGCCGGTCGCCGGACGGCTGGTCGGCAGCCGGGGGCCCCGGCTGCCGCTGCTGGTCGCCGGGGTGGCGATGACCGCGAGCGGGGTGCTCTTCGCCGCGTTCGAGGCCGAGACCGGGAACGTCACCCTCGTCATCGGCTACGTCCTCTTCGGCCTCGGCTTCGGCTTCGTCAACGCGCCCATCACCAACACGGCCGTGTCCGGGATGCCGCGCGCCCAGGCCGGTGTCGCCGCCGCGGTCGCCTCCACCAGCCGCCAGATCGGCCAGACGCTGGGCGTCGCGGTGATCGGGGCGGTGCTGGCGGCGGGCATCGGCTCGTCCTCGTACGCGGACTCGTTCGTGTCGGCGGCCCGGCCCGCCTGGTGGATCGTCGCGGCGTGCGGCTTCGCCGTCCTCGTCCTGGGGGCGCTGACCACGGGCGCGTGGGCCCGGGAGACCGCCGACCGCACGGCGAAGCGCCTGGATACGGCCGAGGTACGGGACGCGGCGAGGGTCGGCTCCTAG
- a CDS encoding polysaccharide pyruvyl transferase family protein, translated as MCGASGTPKKPTGTPSKPSTRPSRNRKSPTRQSEPSRPPAPYTRPPSYVPHCAHHVSYVLTVLDRLVPAGTRCAVIGAPLTSNVGDSAIWLGQRALLGALGAEVRYACDLMSYDAGQLAACLPDGPIMLTGGGNLGDLWEDSQLLREQVLRDFPDRRIVQLPQSVHFTDHANLTRARRVFDAHPDLTLLLRDRHSLHRCRTVFEAPALLAPDLAFAVPPDALAGGTVAHDVVWLAREDKESAKGPPAGRGASRRERGGPYVFDWTREGTDTDWRRAKEALWRGRARALCRAGSGDPPGAVPALLAAYDGLARLQLARGCRLLTAGRVAVTDRLHGHVLALLLGLPHVLVADRYGKARSYWDTWTAHRPPTTEWAWTEAEARQTARRLLAGLSAP; from the coding sequence GTGTGCGGAGCGAGCGGGACACCGAAGAAGCCGACGGGGACACCGTCGAAGCCCTCCACAAGGCCCTCCCGGAACCGGAAGTCGCCGACACGGCAGAGCGAACCGTCCCGGCCCCCCGCCCCGTACACACGGCCCCCCTCCTACGTCCCCCACTGCGCGCACCACGTCTCGTACGTCCTCACCGTCCTGGACCGGCTGGTCCCGGCCGGCACCCGGTGCGCGGTCATCGGCGCCCCGCTGACCTCCAACGTCGGCGACAGCGCGATCTGGCTCGGCCAGCGCGCACTGCTCGGCGCGCTCGGGGCCGAGGTGCGCTACGCCTGCGACCTGATGTCGTACGACGCCGGGCAGCTGGCGGCCTGTCTCCCGGACGGCCCGATCATGCTGACGGGCGGCGGCAACCTCGGTGACCTCTGGGAGGACAGCCAGCTCCTTCGCGAACAGGTGCTGCGCGACTTCCCGGACCGCCGGATCGTCCAGCTGCCCCAGTCCGTGCACTTCACGGACCACGCCAACCTCACCCGCGCCCGCCGCGTCTTCGACGCCCACCCCGATCTCACCCTGCTGCTGCGCGACCGGCACAGCCTGCACCGCTGCCGCACGGTCTTCGAGGCCCCCGCCCTGCTCGCCCCCGACCTGGCCTTCGCCGTACCGCCGGACGCGCTCGCCGGCGGCACGGTCGCCCATGACGTCGTCTGGCTGGCCCGGGAGGACAAGGAGTCGGCGAAGGGCCCACCGGCCGGGCGGGGCGCGTCACGGCGGGAGCGCGGCGGCCCGTACGTCTTCGACTGGACCCGGGAGGGCACCGACACCGACTGGCGGCGGGCCAAGGAAGCGCTCTGGCGCGGCCGGGCCCGCGCCCTGTGCCGCGCCGGCTCCGGCGACCCGCCGGGCGCCGTCCCCGCCCTCCTCGCCGCCTACGACGGCCTCGCCCGCCTCCAACTGGCGCGCGGCTGCCGCCTGTTGACCGCGGGCCGGGTGGCCGTCACCGACCGCCTCCACGGCCACGTCCTCGCCCTCCTCCTGGGCCTCCCCCACGTCCTGGTCGCCGACCGCTACGGCAAGGCCCGCAGCTACTGGGACACCTGGACGGCCCACCGGCCCCCGACCACGGAGTGGGCCTGGACGGAGGCGGAGGCGAGGCAGACGGCGAGGAGGTTGCTGGCGGGGCTGAGCGCCCCGTAA
- the dusB gene encoding tRNA dihydrouridine synthase DusB → MSTPASPLRIGPHTVTPPVVLAPMAGITNAPFRTLCREFSGGKGLFVSEMITTRALVERNEKTMQLIHFDATEKPRSIQLYGVDPATVGKAVRMIAEEGLADHIDLNFGCPVPKVTRKGGGSALPYKRHLLRAILREAVSGAGDLPVTMKMRKGIDDDHITYLDAGRIAVEEGVTAIALHGRTAAQHYGGTADWDAIARLKEHVPEIPVLGNGDIWSAQDALRMVRETGCDGVVVGRGCLGRPWLFADLVAAFEGRTGARAGGADGCSAQPSLREVADIMVRHATLLGEWIGDESKGVVDFRKHVAWYLKGFAVGSEMRKRLAITSSLAELRTGLDELELDQPWPTGADGPRGRTSGNNRVVLPDGWLKDPYDCAGVGEEAELDTSGG, encoded by the coding sequence ATGTCCACGCCCGCCTCGCCGCTCCGGATCGGTCCGCACACCGTCACCCCGCCCGTCGTCCTGGCCCCCATGGCCGGCATCACGAACGCGCCCTTCCGCACCCTGTGCCGTGAGTTCAGCGGCGGCAAGGGCCTGTTCGTCAGCGAGATGATCACCACGCGGGCGCTGGTCGAGCGCAACGAGAAGACCATGCAGCTGATCCACTTCGACGCGACCGAGAAGCCGCGCTCGATCCAGCTGTACGGCGTGGACCCGGCGACCGTCGGCAAGGCCGTCCGCATGATCGCGGAGGAGGGCCTCGCCGACCACATCGACCTCAACTTCGGCTGCCCGGTCCCGAAGGTGACCCGCAAGGGCGGCGGATCCGCCCTCCCCTACAAGCGGCACCTGCTGCGCGCGATCCTCCGCGAGGCCGTGAGCGGCGCGGGCGACCTCCCGGTCACGATGAAGATGCGCAAGGGCATCGACGACGACCACATCACCTACCTCGACGCCGGCCGCATCGCCGTCGAGGAGGGCGTCACGGCGATCGCCCTGCACGGCCGCACCGCCGCCCAGCACTACGGCGGCACGGCCGACTGGGACGCCATCGCCCGCCTCAAGGAGCACGTCCCCGAGATCCCGGTCCTCGGCAACGGCGACATCTGGTCCGCGCAGGACGCGCTGCGGATGGTCCGCGAGACGGGCTGCGACGGGGTGGTCGTGGGGCGTGGCTGCCTGGGGCGGCCGTGGCTGTTCGCGGACCTGGTCGCGGCGTTCGAGGGCCGGACGGGAGCCCGTGCCGGAGGCGCTGATGGATGCAGTGCGCAGCCTTCGCTCCGCGAGGTCGCCGACATCATGGTCCGGCACGCCACCCTGCTCGGCGAGTGGATCGGCGACGAGTCCAAGGGTGTCGTCGACTTCCGCAAGCACGTGGCCTGGTACCTCAAGGGCTTCGCGGTCGGCTCCGAGATGCGCAAGCGGCTCGCCATCACTTCCTCCCTCGCTGAACTCCGCACCGGGCTGGACGAGTTGGAGCTCGACCAGCCCTGGCCGACCGGTGCCGACGGCCCGCGCGGCCGCACCTCCGGCAACAACCGCGTCGTCCTGCCCGACGGTTGGCTCAAGGACCCGTACGACTGCGCGGGCGTGGGCGAGGAAGCCGAACTGGACACGTCCGGGGGGTAG